A genomic region of Papaver somniferum cultivar HN1 chromosome 7, ASM357369v1, whole genome shotgun sequence contains the following coding sequences:
- the LOC113295645 gene encoding O-acyltransferase WSD1-like, producing MDGRYNNEANRDEETSPPVSPLSQSLNSSIVSFIVYVVFELETPITELETLDFLRTHLLPVNTRFSSIMESNKNGVLRWKRVGIRVEDHLIVPTFPNGLTRECYDEKLREYLSEIGCKNFSQEKPLWEVHLVKYPSTKGACTMIFKFSHALGDGYSFMRVFFKCCGRADNPSLPLTFPQLSLLKTQQQDHGNRVIGLGKKLFGLMGKCINTSYDLIETMLRTSFLEDRPSAIRYSDTSMELFKPFSVYSVTISLERVKQVRIKLGATVNDVIIGLISYVIHLYMERKKKQMEQYGEAADGLMMDSITNGASNMTLCVMLNTRIFKGSKNLEDMIKAEAWGNHSTLVFAKLPTFPNSEQVNPLDFITTAKNIMDRKKNSMIFYLIDSILGSATRMKGQKGMDEMLYKSFANASTSISNLIGPKEQMTFMNHPVSSCYYFTAGIPQSTVFTSVTNMDKLMVVVTLEKGFIDTKLFTSCMDEAFENIFRAAFGDNQDKDVSEIMKKSD from the exons ATGGATGGTCGCTACAACAATGAAGCAAATAGAGACGAAGAAACAAGTCCTCCAGTGAGTCCATTATCACAGAGCTTGAACAGTTCTATCGTATCGTTCATCGTTTACGTCGTTTTCGAACTAGAAACACCGATTACAGAGTTGGAGACACTAGATTTTTTGCGCACCCATTTGCTGCCAGTAAACACTCGTTTTTCTTCGATTATGGAGAGTAACAAGAACGGTGTTTTGAGATGGAAAAGAGTTGGTATACGAGTAGAAGATCATTTAATCGTCCCAACATTCCCTAATGGTTTAACTAGAGAATGCTATGATGAAAAGTTGAGAGAATACTTATCAGAGATAGGTTGTAAGAATTTTTCACAAGAAAAACCATTATGGGAAGTTCATTTAGTCAAGTACCCAAGTACGAAGGGTGCTTGTACTATGATCTTTAAGTTTAGCCATGCACTTGGTGATGGGTATTCATTTATGAGAGTATTTTTTAAGTGTTGTGGAAGAGCTGATAACCCTTCCCTCCCCCTTACTTTTCCACAGTTGTCATTGCTAAAAACACAACAGCAAGATCATGGTAATCGAGTAATAGGATTAGGGAAGAAGTTATTTGGGTTGATGGGCAAGTGCATCAACACATCTTATGATCTGATTGAGACTATGTTAAGGACATCGTTTTTAGAAGACCGTCCGTCTGCGATCCGATATTCAGACACATCGATGGAGTTATTCAAACCTTTTAGTGTCTACTCAGTTACTATTTCACTTGAAAGAGTCAAGCAAGTTAGAATCAAGCTTGGAGCG ACAGTAAATGATGTAATCATCGGATTAATATCGTACGTGATTCACTTGTacatggagaggaagaagaagcagATGGAGCAGTACGGTGAAGCAGCTGATGGCCTGATGATGGACTCTATTACTAATGGCGCATCAAATATGACCTTATGCGTCATGCTCAACACGAGAATATTTAAAGGTTCAAAGAACTTAGAAGATATGATCAAGGCAGAGGCATGGGGCAACCACTCTACTCTCGTATTTGCGAAACTACCGACTTTTCCAAATTCTGAGCAAGTTAACCCCCTTGATTTTATAACTACAGCAAAAAACATTATGGACAGAAAGAAGAATTCCATGATATTTTATCTTATTGATTCTATTCTAGGTAGTGCAACACGGATGAAGGGGCAAAAG GGGATGGATGAAATGCTGTATAAAAGCTTTGCAAACGCAAGCACGTCGATATCGAATCTGATAGGCCCAAAAGAGCAAATGACATTCATGAATCATCCCGTTAGCAGTTGTTACTACTTTACCGCTGGAATACCTCAG AGTACTGTATTTACATCAGTGACAAACATGGATAAATTGATGGTTGTGGTAACATTAGAGAAGGGATTTATTGATACGAAACTTTTCACTTCTTGTATGGATGAAGCCTTTGAAAACATTTTTCGAGCAGCTTTCGGAGATAATCAAGACAAGGACGTCAGCGAAATCATGAAAAAATCCGACTAG